One genomic window of Gossypium hirsutum isolate 1008001.06 chromosome D11, Gossypium_hirsutum_v2.1, whole genome shotgun sequence includes the following:
- the LOC107963410 gene encoding uncharacterized protein has product MTRATAAFHNVEQRKRKHRAKSSKVMMKLIRETRRSYGKQGRKKKKKNKKIQFSSREISGLGRSSRVAGKKLRQHHLRRRLKRMETELAKMKAEMRDSAESLMAAKVEADQAEAKLQVLKLKLLAMKEIEAFLMGFL; this is encoded by the exons ATGACAAGAGCCACTGCAGCTTTCCATAACGTCGAGCaaagg AAACGGAAACATCGTGCAAAATCATCCAAAGTAATGATGAAATTGATAAGGGAAACTCGAAG GTCATATGGGAAACAAGgcaggaagaagaagaagaagaacaagaagattcaattttcaagcaggGAAATCTCCGGCCTCG GAAGAAGCAGCAGAGTTGCTGGAAAGAAGCTGCGGCAGCACCACCTCAGGCGCCGGCTTAAGCGGATGGAAACCGAACTGGCAAAGATGAAAGCGGAGATGAGGGACTCGGCTGAGTCCCTAATGGCAGCTAAAGTAGAAGCTGATCAGGCTGAGGCTAAACTTCAAGTGCTGAAGTTGAAGCTTTTGGCAATGAAGGAAATTGAAGCTTTTCTCATGGGTTTTCTTTGA